A single Stigmatopora argus isolate UIUO_Sarg chromosome 7, RoL_Sarg_1.0, whole genome shotgun sequence DNA region contains:
- the LOC144078014 gene encoding uncharacterized protein LOC144078014 isoform X3 — translation MLAFTLSFFTFGVALGAGQMTTPGMTTAPPDFNFTTNGVSGTTQNDNVTSGNPNNTHGTVTPRPAQKGNTMESTTWSSTAMSISSISSTKMKEHGIETTTTAKPYTTTGYDNTGIIILVLIIVVAIGFIIACYISKRRARRHTMDFMTRADEANIPLSPVEPVSANDNAPKNGLQTFEFGDKKSKIEEKEEAKMEAESEPKAEAPPAADASPEKAEDGKPGKSDQAVESGKNENDSGDNPTSAKGHFPDQPGVRSAVPA, via the exons ATGCTGGCCTTTACTTTGTCCTTCTTTACGTTCG GCGTCGCTTTGGGGGCGGGGCAAATGACTACCCCCGGCATGACCACGGCGCCCCCAGACTTCAACTTCACCACAAATGGCGTGTCCGGAACGACCCAAAACGACAACGTCACGAGCGGCAACCCGAATAACACCCATGGTACGGTTACGCCACGGCCCGCTCAAAAAG GCAACACAATGGAAAGCACAACTTGGTCTAGCACCGCTATGAGCATTTCCTCCATCTCCAGCACCAAAATGAAGGAACATGGAATAGAAA CTACCACCACAGCAAAACCGTACACGACCACCGGCTACGACAACACGG GCATCATCATCCTGGTATTGATCATCGTCGTTGCCATTGGATTCATAATCGCTTGCTACATCTCCAAGAGGCGAGCGAGG cgTCACACCATGGACTTTATGACCAGGGCGGACGAAGCCAACATCCCGCTCAGCCCCGTGGAGCCCGTTTCAGCCAATGACAACGCGCCAAAAAATG GTTTGCAGACATTTGAATTTGGAGACAAAAAGtccaaaatagaagaaaaagaagaagcaaaaaTGGAAGCTGAAAGTGAGCCAAAAG CCGAGGCTCCGCCGGCGGCGGACGCGTCGCCGGAGAAAGCCGAAGACGGCAAACCGGGGAAATCGGACCAGGCGGTCGAGAGTGGCAAGAACGAGAACGACAGCGGCGACAACCCGACTTCGGCGAAAG GACATTTCCCTGACCAGCCAGGTGTGAGATCCGCCGTCCCCGCCTAG
- the LOC144078014 gene encoding uncharacterized protein LOC144078014 isoform X1: MLAFTLSFFTFGVALGAGQMTTPGMTTAPPDFNFTTNGVSGTTQNDNVTSGNPNNTHGTVTPRPAQKGNTMESTTWSSTAMSISSISSTKMKEHGIETTTTAKPYTTTGYDNTGIIILVLIIVVAIGFIIACYISKRRARRHTMDFMTRADEANIPLSPVEPVSANDNAPKNGLQTFEFGDKKSKIEEKEEAKMEAESEPKAEAPPAADASPEKAEDGKPGKSDQAVESGKNENDSGDNPTSAKAESNSPHVFQDISLTSQV, translated from the exons ATGCTGGCCTTTACTTTGTCCTTCTTTACGTTCG GCGTCGCTTTGGGGGCGGGGCAAATGACTACCCCCGGCATGACCACGGCGCCCCCAGACTTCAACTTCACCACAAATGGCGTGTCCGGAACGACCCAAAACGACAACGTCACGAGCGGCAACCCGAATAACACCCATGGTACGGTTACGCCACGGCCCGCTCAAAAAG GCAACACAATGGAAAGCACAACTTGGTCTAGCACCGCTATGAGCATTTCCTCCATCTCCAGCACCAAAATGAAGGAACATGGAATAGAAA CTACCACCACAGCAAAACCGTACACGACCACCGGCTACGACAACACGG GCATCATCATCCTGGTATTGATCATCGTCGTTGCCATTGGATTCATAATCGCTTGCTACATCTCCAAGAGGCGAGCGAGG cgTCACACCATGGACTTTATGACCAGGGCGGACGAAGCCAACATCCCGCTCAGCCCCGTGGAGCCCGTTTCAGCCAATGACAACGCGCCAAAAAATG GTTTGCAGACATTTGAATTTGGAGACAAAAAGtccaaaatagaagaaaaagaagaagcaaaaaTGGAAGCTGAAAGTGAGCCAAAAG CCGAGGCTCCGCCGGCGGCGGACGCGTCGCCGGAGAAAGCCGAAGACGGCAAACCGGGGAAATCGGACCAGGCGGTCGAGAGTGGCAAGAACGAGAACGACAGCGGCGACAACCCGACTTCGGCGAAAG CAGAATCCAACTCACCCCACGTCTTCCAGGACATTTCCCTGACCAGCCAGGTGTGA
- the LOC144078014 gene encoding uncharacterized protein LOC144078014 isoform X2, with the protein MLAFTLSFFTFGVALGAGQMTTPGMTTAPPDFNFTTNGVSGTTQNDNVTSGNPNNTHGTVTPRPAQKGNTMESTTWSSTAMSISSISSTKMKEHGIETTTTAKPYTTTGYDNTGIIILVLIIVVAIGFIIACYISKRRARRHTMDFMTRADEANIPLSPVEPVSANDNAPKNGLQTFEFGDKKSKIEEKEEAKMEAESEPKAEAPPAADASPEKAEDGKPGKSDQAVESGKNENDSGDNPTSAKESNSPHVFQDISLTSQV; encoded by the exons ATGCTGGCCTTTACTTTGTCCTTCTTTACGTTCG GCGTCGCTTTGGGGGCGGGGCAAATGACTACCCCCGGCATGACCACGGCGCCCCCAGACTTCAACTTCACCACAAATGGCGTGTCCGGAACGACCCAAAACGACAACGTCACGAGCGGCAACCCGAATAACACCCATGGTACGGTTACGCCACGGCCCGCTCAAAAAG GCAACACAATGGAAAGCACAACTTGGTCTAGCACCGCTATGAGCATTTCCTCCATCTCCAGCACCAAAATGAAGGAACATGGAATAGAAA CTACCACCACAGCAAAACCGTACACGACCACCGGCTACGACAACACGG GCATCATCATCCTGGTATTGATCATCGTCGTTGCCATTGGATTCATAATCGCTTGCTACATCTCCAAGAGGCGAGCGAGG cgTCACACCATGGACTTTATGACCAGGGCGGACGAAGCCAACATCCCGCTCAGCCCCGTGGAGCCCGTTTCAGCCAATGACAACGCGCCAAAAAATG GTTTGCAGACATTTGAATTTGGAGACAAAAAGtccaaaatagaagaaaaagaagaagcaaaaaTGGAAGCTGAAAGTGAGCCAAAAG CCGAGGCTCCGCCGGCGGCGGACGCGTCGCCGGAGAAAGCCGAAGACGGCAAACCGGGGAAATCGGACCAGGCGGTCGAGAGTGGCAAGAACGAGAACGACAGCGGCGACAACCCGACTTCGGCGAAAG AATCCAACTCACCCCACGTCTTCCAGGACATTTCCCTGACCAGCCAGGTGTGA